CGCTGCCTGCATGCCCTGCGCTCGGACTACTGCATGCGCAACTGCCCCGTGCTGGACGGCTGGACGGACAAGCGCACGCGGACGTTGGAGGCGAACATCATCAACCGCGAGCGGGAGAAGGTCAGCATACACCTGACCTTGGCCCCGCTAGTGGCGGAGGACGGTTCCATCCGGGGAGTCATTGAAACCCTGATGCCCGCGTCCGTGCATGCCCTGGATGAAATCGTCAGCGGGGTTTCGGGCCTGGGCGAACTGGTGGGGCGCAGTCCGGAAGTTCGCAAGATTTTCGCCATGACCCCATCCATCGCCCAGACGGATTCGCCGGTGCTGATCACGGGCGAGACGGGCACGGGCAAGGACATGCTGGCCGAGGAGATCCACAAGGAATCGGACCGGGACGGCCCGTTCGTCAAGGTCAACTGCGGCGCGCTGCCTGTGCCCCTGCTGGAATCCGAGCTGTTCGGACACGCCAAGAACGCCCTGCCCGGGGCGGACCACGCCAAGCCGGGCCGGCTACGCATGGCCCACGGGGGATCGCTGTTCATCACCGAGATCGGGGACCTGCCCCTGCCTTTGCAGACCAAGCTGCTGGCATACATGGACGACCATGCCGTGCGCCCCATCGGATCCACCAAGGTGGTCCACACGGACGTACGCATCATGGCGGCCAGCCATTACGACCTGGAGGACATGGTCCGGCGCAAGCGATTCCGGCGGGACCTGCTCTACCGGCTGAACGTCATCCGCCTGCACCTGCCGCCCCTGCGCGAACGGGGCGAAGACCTGCTCCTGCTCCAGGACCATTTCCTGAAGATGTTCCAGGTGCGCTACGGCAAGAAGGTGGACCGCTTCTCCAAAAATGTGGAGACGCTGCTGCGCTCCTACGAATTTCCGGGAAACATCCGGGAGCTGCGCAACCTGATCGAATACGCCGTCAATTTCTGCGACAGCAACGTCATCCGCATGCGCCACCTGCCGGGGTACATGCTCCACGGGCCCAACCTGCCCGAGAACCTGTCCGTGCCGCCCCGGGCCATGGAGACGGGCGCGGTCCGGGCGGCTCCGCCCGAGCGATGGGAGGATGTGCAGCGCAAGATGATCCTGGAAGCCCTGGTCAAGACCGGCGGCCGCAAGTCCAAGGCGGCCGAACTGCTCGGTTGGGGCCGGTCCACTCTGTGGCGCAAGATGAAACACTTCGGCATTGAATAGGCGGATCCCATGGAAAACATCCTCATCCCGCTCATGGACAACGAGCTGTCCCCCCGTTTCGACCTCGCCCCGGAGGTGTTGATCGTCTCCATCACCCGCGAAACCAGCGCCATGGGCACCCTCAGCGAACGGGTCGTCACCTTCGAGACTCCGTCGGCCGAGGCCATGTACCGCCTGGTCATGGCCGAGAACATCCAGACCATCATCTGCTCGGGCATGGAAAAAGAGGTCTTCGAATTCCTCAAGCGCAAGGGAATCAACGTCCTGGACAACGTCTGCGGTCCGGTGGACCCCATTCTCGAAGCCTATCTGGCCGGTCAACTCTCGCCCGGCCAAAATTATTTCTAGCCCGCCCCCTTGTGCCGTTTTGTTTTATTGTGAAACATAGCCATGTTCCAAAATAGTCCCATTTTGTTTCATTTCGTCCTTGAGCAAAGTTTCACATAATACTCTTGACGCAAAGAACCAATTGCTATCTATAGAAACCCGGACCTGTTGATCGTTCCAGGCCGCGAACTTCGTTCGGGCCGCATCGATGGGGGTCGGTGCCGGTCAACCTCGTCCGAGGCCGTGTTTCACAACGGGGCGTGCCGTTTTCCTGCGAAACGGGCGTCCCACCCATGTGCAAACAGTACTTCTTGGGAGGAAGGATTAGCATGAAAGTCAAAGAATTGATGATTCCGGTGGACGACTACCTGACGCTGGGCAAGGATGCCTCGCTCGGCGACGTGGCCGCCACGCTCAAAAACGGCGGACACCGGGATGTTCTCATCCTAGATGACCAGGGCGCCTTTGCCGGGGTCCTGAGCATGTCCGACATGATCACCGCGCTGGAGCCGAATTACAAAAAACTCTTCAAGAAAGATCTGATCAGCGACACGCTTTCCAACCGCTACGTCGCCGAGCAGTTCAAGGAATTCAATCTCTGGGCAGACACCCTGACCAACATCTGTGCCCGAGGCGTCAGGATCAAGGTCACGGACGCCATGCATGTCCCCGCGGAGGACCATTACATAGAGGAAGACAGCGACATCGAACACGGCGTGCACATGTACATGGTCGGCACGCCTCAGCCGTTAATCGTCCGCAACAACGGCCAGGTCACCGGCGTGCTGCGCATGTCGGACGTCTTCAACGAAATAGTCGGCCGCATGAACACCTGCGCCCTGACCGACTAGCCCATCCGGTCCAACGAGGAGATCCATATGGAGACCGCACGCACCGTAAAATCCAACTTTGACTGGAAACGCCTGGTGTTCATGCTCACAGGCGTCCTGCTTTTCACCATCGTCTATTTCAGCTCCCCCTGGCCCGACGCCATCGACCCCATGGGCGAGCATTTTCCCCTGTCCCTCCAGGCCAAGGGCGCCATCGCCGTGTTCCTGCTGGCCGGCACATGGTGGGTCTTCGAAGTCGTGCCCATCGGCGTCACTTCGCTGATGATCGGCATTCTCCAGGTCATGTTCCTGATCCGTCCGGCCAAGGTGGCCTTCAAGGATTTCATGGACCCGTCGGTCCTGTTCATCTTCGCCTCCATCATGATCGGACTGGTCTTCACCAAGACCGGCCTGACCAAACGGCTGGCCTACAAGATGCTCGACATCGTGGGCGAACGCACCTCGATGATCTATCTCGGCGTGTTCGTGGTCACCGCCGCCCTGACCCACATCATGGCCCACACCGCCGTGGCCGCGACCATCTACCCGCTGCTGCTGGCCATCTACGCCCTATACGGCGAAGGCGACCGGCCGACCAAATTCGGCAAGGGGCTGTTCATCGGCATGGCCTATGTGGCCGGCGCGGGCTCCATCGTCACCCTGCTCGGCGCGGCGCGCGGCGCGGTGGCCCTCGGCTTCTTCAAGGAAATCGTGGGCGTGGACGTGGGCTTCTTCCAACTGACCTACTACATGGCCCCCATCGGCTGGGGTATGACCTTCCTGCTGTGGGGCTTCTTCATGATCGTCTGCAAACCCGAGAAGGACCGCATTCCCGGATTGCGCGAAAAAGCCCGCGAACTCAACGCCAAGATGGGCAGCCTGACCCGCGAGGAGATCCTGGCCGCCGTCATCGTCGCCTCGGTCATCATCATCATGTCCCTGCGGGCCTTCATCCCGGCGCTCAAAGCCGTGGACAAGACCGCCATCATCCTCTGTTCCTCGGTCCTCTTCTTCATCTTCAAGATCCTGGACCTCAAGGACCTCGAAGACATCCCCTGGAACATCATCCTGCTCTTCGCGGGAGCCATGTCCATCGGCTTCTGTCTGTGGGAGACCGGCGCGGCCAAGTGGATGGCCGTCAACTGGCTGGTCATGTTCCAGGAGGCCAACTGGTTCATCTTCGTCATGTCCATAGCCTTCTTCGTGATGATCATGACCAACTTCATCATGAACGTGGCGGCGATCGCCATATCCCTTCCAGTGGCCCTGGTCATCGCCCCCTACCTGGGCGTGGCCCCCGAAGTCATCCTGTACGCTTCCCTGGTCATGGCGGGCATGCCCTTCCTGCTCCTGGTGGGCGCGGCGCCCAACGCCATCGCCTACGACTCCGGACAGTTCACCACCGGTGAGTTCTTCGGACTGGGCATCCCGGCATCCCTGCTGCTCATGATCCTGGTCGGCCTGGCCGTCCTGGTCATCTGGCCGATCATGGGCATGCCCATCACCCTCCCCGCCGGAGGTTAGCGATCAGGATTACGGCGAGAATATCACGACGGCTGCCGCGCCCGCGCGCGGCGGCCGTTTGTGTCACCAAAACCAAAGCATGGTGAGCCACATGGAAAAACTCGAAGAACTGTTCGATCACATAGCGTCCAGGGTAAACGTCAATCTCAAGCCCATGGGCGTTGACGTCCGCACCATCCTCCAAAACTCCATTCCGCGAGAACGCCATCTCCTGTACTACGCGTTCTATGCCCTGACCGAGGACCACCCCATCAGCTTCAAATTCAAAAACTCCAACCTCGCCGGGACCTACTTCCTGGGCCGGACCCTGGTGGACAGCTCGGTCCTCTACAAATCCAACGTGCGCGGCGACGAACTCAAGCGCAAGGGCGACGTGGTCGAGTTCAACGGAGTCAAGACCAAGCTTTTCTATGACGAGGTCATTCGAATCATCAATTCCTACCTGGTCAAAACCCTGGTCCACAACAACTCCAAAAACCCCGAAACGCCCGAAGTCTTCCGCATCCTCAACTCGGCGGCCATGCACTACTCCAACATCCACGGGACCACGCTCGAAGGCGTCTATCTCGGGGCCTTCGCCACCGCCGACCTGTCCATCATGCACAACTGCGTCATCGGCGACTTCGCCTACGTCCAGGCGGGTGACCTCTCCAGGCTGACCGTGGAGCCCGGCCGGGTCTGGATCAAATCCGGCGACCTGTTCGAATTCAACTACCTCTACCCCGAAGGGGTCATCGAGCAGTACGTCAAGCTGGACCAGAACGGCCACCTGACCGGCAAATTCGTGGACTACGTGGACGAATTCAAGGAGGACTTCGTGCCCATCTACTCCACGGCCCGGCCCGAAAACGACCACATCGTGCCGGAAACCGCCTACGTCTCCCCCTACGCGGTCCTCAAGGGCCGATGCGAGGTGGGCGAGAACGCGCTCATCGTGCAGCGCGCCCACGTGGAGGACTCCTTCATCGGCAAGGGGTCCAACGCCCAGGAGAACTGCTATATCAAAAACTCGGTCTACGAAGGCAACAACGTCACCGCGCACGGCGGCAAGGTCATCTGGACCACGGTGGGCAAAAACGTCTTCGTGGGCTTCAATTCCTTCATCCATGGGCGGCAGGACTGCCCCATCACCATTGGCCGCGACTCCATCGTCATGCCTCATACCATCATCGACGCCGAGGAGTGCATCGAAATACCCGACAACTCGGCCATCTGGGGATACGTCACCAAGCAGGCCGACCTCAAGACCCAGTGCATCGACCTGGACGAACTGGCCAAGGCCGGGGACCTCACCCTGGGCAACGCCACCTTCAAGGGCAACGGAAAGGCTTTCGTTGATGCGTTCAGACATCGCATCGACCATATACGTGAAGAAAACGGCGCATACTTCGACGGGTCCGACAATACCCGCGGACATGCCCAAAAGACTCGGGATGCCGCCTTCAATATCCTTCAGCCCTTCCAATCGGGCAAGGATGCTGGCATGTATCCGACAATGACCATCGGGGATTAAATCTTGCCTTCGAGACAATCCCGGCAATCCAATCATCAGGAGTAACCGAACATGCCTCAGACACTGACCCAGGCCTTTAGCAAAAACTTCCTCGGCAGCGCGCCCAGCTGGTACAAAATGGCCATTATCGCCTTTTTGGTGATAAACCCCATCCTCATGATAACGGCCGGGCCGTTCATCTCGGGCTGGGTGTTGATCGCGGAATTCATCTTCACCCTGGCCATGGCGCTCAAATGCTATCCCCTGCCGGCGGGCGGCTTGCTGGCCATCGAGGCCGTCATCATGGGGATGACCTCGCCCAGGACCGTTTACCAGGAGGCCCTGACCAACTTCCCGGTCATCCTGCTCCTGATCTTCATGGTCGCGGGCATCTACTTCATGAAGGACTTCCTGCAGTACACCTTCACCCGAATCCTCACCCGCGTGCAGTCCAAGACCATTATCTCGCTGCTCTTCTGCTTCGCAGGCGCGTTCCTGTCCGCCTTCCTGGACGCCCTGACCGTCACGGCCGTGATCATCGCCGTGGCCTATGGGTTCTACAACGTGTACCACCGCTTCGCCTCGGGCAAGCCCATGAACTGCGACCACGACCTCTGCTCCGACGAGACCGTCAAGGAGCAGAACCGGGCGGACCTCCGGGAATTCCGTGCCTTCCTGCGCAACCTGATGATGCACGGCGCCGTCGGCACCGCGCTGGGCGGCGTCTGCACCCTGGTGGGCGAGCCCCAGAACCTGCTCATCGGCGAGGTTATGGGCTGGCACTTCGTGCCCTTTTTCCTCAACGTGGCCCACGTCTCCATGCCGGTCCTGGCCGTAGGTATGCTGACCTGTGTGCTCGTGGAACAGTTCCACATCTTCGGCTACGGCGCGAAACTGCCGGGCAACATCCGCTCCCACCTGCTCGAGACCGCCATGGAAATGGAATCCAAGCGCGGCCTTCAGGGCAAGGCCCAACTCGTGGTCCAAGCCCTGATCGGCATCTGGCTGATCTCCGCCCTGGCCTTCCACTTGGCCGAAGTCGGCATCATCGGCCTGTCCGTCATCGTCCTGCTGACCGCCTTCAACGGATTCACCGACGAGCACCAGCTCGGCCCCGCCTTCGAGGAGGCCCTGCCCTTCACCGCCCTGCTCGTGGTCTTCTTCGCCATCGTCGGCGTCATCCACGACCAGCACCTGTTCGCCCCGGTCATGCACTTCGTCCTCGGGCTGGAAGGCCAGACCCAGCTCGCCGCGTACTACGCGGCCAACGGCCTGCTCTCCATGATCTCGGACAATGTCTTCGTGGCCACGGTGTACATCTCCGAGACCAAGATGCACTTCGTCCAGCTCCTGGGCACTGTCCCCGGCGTGGCCGACGCCGCCGCTCTGATGGACAAGCTGACCGATCCGCACCTGGTGCGCACCGACGTCATCGCCTCCCTGCCCGCAGGCATCCAGGACCAGGTCGCCAAGATGATGACCCACTTCGACCATCTGGCCGTGGCCATCAACACCGGCACGAACATCCCGTCCGTGGCCACCCCCAACGGCCAGGCCGCCTTCCTGTTCCTTCTGACCTCGGCGCTGGCTCCGGTCATCCGTCTGTCTTACGGACGCATGGTTGTCCTGGCCCTGCCCTACACCATCACCATGTCCATCACCGGTCTGGCCGCCACCTACTTCTTCTCCTGGTAGCCTCCGGCACAACGAGCAACCCCCAAGGCCCCCGCGCATTGCGCGGGGGCCTTTCTCGTGCGGGCCCATCCCCCCCTCTTCGCGTTGCGTCGTCCGCGGAAAACGGCGGGAGTGGAATTGTTTTGCGCGCCTGTTGCCTGATCTGGCAACTTCCGGCAACCATTGCGTATTGTTGCGCATTTCTTGCGCGGAATGCGCAAGCGCTCATCCCGCAAAGCGGCATGAAGCCCGGCCCCTGGCATCCTCTTTTCGCTCTTTCGGCGCGGTCCTTTTCCGCTCCACGCCTTTTCGCCCTCCCAAAACGAATCGACTTATATAAGACCAAAAAAGGCGCACCCGCTTTTTGCGGGTGCGCCGAGTTGTCCGTTTTCCCGGACTCGAACGGCCGACCGGACCATCATGGCCCGGGGCGACCGGAAGTTCTAGGCGTCCAGTTTGGACGAACTATTCAAATGGTCCTTGCACAACCAGACGATGGACTGGCTCTTGGTGTCGAAGTGGGGGCTAACCCCGTGAGTCGTGCCGCATTTCGCGCATCTGTATTCATTCTCGCACTTCGGATAGCATTCGATGGAATTGAGCATCTGGTTAAAACGGCTGATGGTCGGGAACATGGGATGATCCGCATGCCGTTTGCGATCTTTGCTGTTCAGCTTGCCGTTGTCGTTCACCTTGACGGTAATCATCCGAGACCGATTGATGAACCCTTCCTTCTTATTCATGACCACTTTGATGGGTTCTTCCCAGCGGCAGATGATCCGCTTTCGCTCCTGATCAAAACGCACGGACATGGCATCCTCCTTGGTGCGGCCGTCCTTCCTTATCGAACCGCGTGAGTTCGGATTTACCCCTCTTGCGACGGCCCGGCCAAACGCCCCGGGCCGAGGCAGCTCAAATTACGTAATCCACGACCTTGCGGCCGGAAGCCACCTTCTTCACGAAGGCGACACAGGCTTGATGTTCGGGGTGATCCTGGTAATGGTTCAGGGCATCCACATCGTCGTGCTCGGAGCACAGGATGACGTGGCACTCGGGATCGGCGGCCACGATCTCCGTACTGACCTCGATATGCCGGAGCCCCTCGATACGCCCCTTGAGGGCTTCCAGGATATCCTTCATCTTCGCGCCATTTTCGATTGCCGTCTTACCTTCGACCTCATCCTTCAACGTCCACATGACGATATGTCTGACCACTGAACTCTCCTTGCAACGGTAACAATTTTAACTAAATCAACAAAACATCGTGCAATAGACACTGGTTTTCACAAAATAGAATAAACACGGTTTGTCGTTTTGTCACCCCACTGCGCGGGAATATATCATTCCCTTGCCCGCATTTTCGGCGGAAGGTGACAGTGCGCGGAGCGCGTCGCCTTGACTTCGACAGGCAAAGGCCCATCCTTTGCATACGTCTCGACGTCGCCGTTTTGCCAGACTTTTCCTTGCACAAGAAATGCCAAAAAGAGCTACCATGCGTAAAATACTCTGTCTGATCCTGTTGCTGTCCTGCCTCTGCGCCCTGCATGTCCCGCCTGCGCTCGGCGCGGTCGAGAAACCCAAGAAAAGCGTGCTGTGCCTGAATTCCTACCATCACGGCTACCAGTGGTCGGACGCCATCATGCGCGGCATCCGCTCGGTCCTGGAGAACAGCCACTATAAGATCGACCTCCAGATCGAATACATGGACGCGAAGCGTTACAACTACGAAGATGTGACCCGCATGCTCCTGCGGCTCTACAAGGAAAAATTCAAGAACGAAAAGTTCGACATGATCATGACGTCGGACAACGACGCCTACTCGTTCGTCACCCAGTACAAAGACATTCTCTTCCCGGACGTGCCGTTGGTTTACTGCGGCGTTAATTTCCTGAACACCGACGACACGGACTCGGACGATGCCACGGGCGTCATCGAAAGCTTCGACCTGTCCAAGACCTTGGACGTGGCCCTACGCCTGCACAAGGGCAAAAAACGCATCATCGTTGTCGGCGACTCGTCCACGGCCGGTGCAGCCATCAAGCGTCAGGTCCAGGACCAGTTGGCACGCTACAAGGTGCCGCTCATCGCCGAATACTGGACCGACATGTCGCTGAAAAACGTCCTGGAGCGTGTCGCCAACCTGCCCGCCGACTCCTTCCTCTTCTTCATCCCCTACTACCAGGTTATCGACGGCCGCTTCCTGACTGCCGAGGAGGCCATGCAGGCCATCTACGCGCGGTCGAGCATGCCCATCTACACGGCCTGGGAATTCCTGGCGGGCACCGGCGCCGTGGGCGGAAACATGCTTTCGGGCTATCTGCACGGACGGCGGGCCGCGAAAATCGCCATGGAAATCCTGGACGGCAAAAGCCCGGACGACATCCCGGTGTCCCGCGAAACCACCGGAGAATACATCTTCGACTACAAGGTCATGAAGCGGCTCAAGCTGGACATGAACCTGCTGCCCAAGGGAAGCCGCATACTCAATGCCCCCAAGGCATTCTACGAACTCTCCAAGGAAGTGTTCTGGACCATTATGGTCAGCTTCGTCTTGCTGGTCCTCGTGCTCATCTTCCTGACCCTGACCATGCTCGAACGGCGCAAGGTCGAACGAAAGATCAAGGACCAGTTGGCCTTCCAGGAGACGCTGATGGACACGGTTCCGCAACTGGTGTCCTGGAAGGACGCCGACGGGCGGTACCTGGGCACCAACCGGGCCTTTTCGGAATTCTTCGGTCTGGAACACGGGGCGGGTATCGTCAACCGGGTCATCAACGAGGTCGTCAAGGATCTGGAGTACGCCTCCTGGGCCACGGACGCGGACAAAGAGGTCATACGCAAGGGCCAGG
This Desulfovibrio sp. Huiquan2017 DNA region includes the following protein-coding sequences:
- a CDS encoding sigma 54-interacting transcriptional regulator translates to MDIADPAALIRSLSNKQGLAALLDVLPLGVAIMDRDGTLLAVNRNYESLTGVTGEQVRGIRCLHALRSDYCMRNCPVLDGWTDKRTRTLEANIINREREKVSIHLTLAPLVAEDGSIRGVIETLMPASVHALDEIVSGVSGLGELVGRSPEVRKIFAMTPSIAQTDSPVLITGETGTGKDMLAEEIHKESDRDGPFVKVNCGALPVPLLESELFGHAKNALPGADHAKPGRLRMAHGGSLFITEIGDLPLPLQTKLLAYMDDHAVRPIGSTKVVHTDVRIMAASHYDLEDMVRRKRFRRDLLYRLNVIRLHLPPLRERGEDLLLLQDHFLKMFQVRYGKKVDRFSKNVETLLRSYEFPGNIRELRNLIEYAVNFCDSNVIRMRHLPGYMLHGPNLPENLSVPPRAMETGAVRAAPPERWEDVQRKMILEALVKTGGRKSKAAELLGWGRSTLWRKMKHFGIE
- a CDS encoding NifB/NifX family molybdenum-iron cluster-binding protein, with the protein product MENILIPLMDNELSPRFDLAPEVLIVSITRETSAMGTLSERVVTFETPSAEAMYRLVMAENIQTIICSGMEKEVFEFLKRKGINVLDNVCGPVDPILEAYLAGQLSPGQNYF
- a CDS encoding CBS domain-containing protein → MKVKELMIPVDDYLTLGKDASLGDVAATLKNGGHRDVLILDDQGAFAGVLSMSDMITALEPNYKKLFKKDLISDTLSNRYVAEQFKEFNLWADTLTNICARGVRIKVTDAMHVPAEDHYIEEDSDIEHGVHMYMVGTPQPLIVRNNGQVTGVLRMSDVFNEIVGRMNTCALTD
- a CDS encoding SLC13 family permease, which gives rise to METARTVKSNFDWKRLVFMLTGVLLFTIVYFSSPWPDAIDPMGEHFPLSLQAKGAIAVFLLAGTWWVFEVVPIGVTSLMIGILQVMFLIRPAKVAFKDFMDPSVLFIFASIMIGLVFTKTGLTKRLAYKMLDIVGERTSMIYLGVFVVTAALTHIMAHTAVAATIYPLLLAIYALYGEGDRPTKFGKGLFIGMAYVAGAGSIVTLLGAARGAVALGFFKEIVGVDVGFFQLTYYMAPIGWGMTFLLWGFFMIVCKPEKDRIPGLREKARELNAKMGSLTREEILAAVIVASVIIIMSLRAFIPALKAVDKTAIILCSSVLFFIFKILDLKDLEDIPWNIILLFAGAMSIGFCLWETGAAKWMAVNWLVMFQEANWFIFVMSIAFFVMIMTNFIMNVAAIAISLPVALVIAPYLGVAPEVILYASLVMAGMPFLLLVGAAPNAIAYDSGQFTTGEFFGLGIPASLLLMILVGLAVLVIWPIMGMPITLPAGG
- a CDS encoding transferase; this translates as MEKLEELFDHIASRVNVNLKPMGVDVRTILQNSIPRERHLLYYAFYALTEDHPISFKFKNSNLAGTYFLGRTLVDSSVLYKSNVRGDELKRKGDVVEFNGVKTKLFYDEVIRIINSYLVKTLVHNNSKNPETPEVFRILNSAAMHYSNIHGTTLEGVYLGAFATADLSIMHNCVIGDFAYVQAGDLSRLTVEPGRVWIKSGDLFEFNYLYPEGVIEQYVKLDQNGHLTGKFVDYVDEFKEDFVPIYSTARPENDHIVPETAYVSPYAVLKGRCEVGENALIVQRAHVEDSFIGKGSNAQENCYIKNSVYEGNNVTAHGGKVIWTTVGKNVFVGFNSFIHGRQDCPITIGRDSIVMPHTIIDAEECIEIPDNSAIWGYVTKQADLKTQCIDLDELAKAGDLTLGNATFKGNGKAFVDAFRHRIDHIREENGAYFDGSDNTRGHAQKTRDAAFNILQPFQSGKDAGMYPTMTIGD
- the nhaB gene encoding sodium/proton antiporter NhaB — translated: MPQTLTQAFSKNFLGSAPSWYKMAIIAFLVINPILMITAGPFISGWVLIAEFIFTLAMALKCYPLPAGGLLAIEAVIMGMTSPRTVYQEALTNFPVILLLIFMVAGIYFMKDFLQYTFTRILTRVQSKTIISLLFCFAGAFLSAFLDALTVTAVIIAVAYGFYNVYHRFASGKPMNCDHDLCSDETVKEQNRADLREFRAFLRNLMMHGAVGTALGGVCTLVGEPQNLLIGEVMGWHFVPFFLNVAHVSMPVLAVGMLTCVLVEQFHIFGYGAKLPGNIRSHLLETAMEMESKRGLQGKAQLVVQALIGIWLISALAFHLAEVGIIGLSVIVLLTAFNGFTDEHQLGPAFEEALPFTALLVVFFAIVGVIHDQHLFAPVMHFVLGLEGQTQLAAYYAANGLLSMISDNVFVATVYISETKMHFVQLLGTVPGVADAAALMDKLTDPHLVRTDVIASLPAGIQDQVAKMMTHFDHLAVAINTGTNIPSVATPNGQAAFLFLLTSALAPVIRLSYGRMVVLALPYTITMSITGLAATYFFSW
- a CDS encoding Dabb family protein, whose protein sequence is MVRHIVMWTLKDEVEGKTAIENGAKMKDILEALKGRIEGLRHIEVSTEIVAADPECHVILCSEHDDVDALNHYQDHPEHQACVAFVKKVASGRKVVDYVI
- a CDS encoding ABC transporter substrate binding protein yields the protein MRKILCLILLLSCLCALHVPPALGAVEKPKKSVLCLNSYHHGYQWSDAIMRGIRSVLENSHYKIDLQIEYMDAKRYNYEDVTRMLLRLYKEKFKNEKFDMIMTSDNDAYSFVTQYKDILFPDVPLVYCGVNFLNTDDTDSDDATGVIESFDLSKTLDVALRLHKGKKRIIVVGDSSTAGAAIKRQVQDQLARYKVPLIAEYWTDMSLKNVLERVANLPADSFLFFIPYYQVIDGRFLTAEEAMQAIYARSSMPIYTAWEFLAGTGAVGGNMLSGYLHGRRAAKIAMEILDGKSPDDIPVSRETTGEYIFDYKVMKRLKLDMNLLPKGSRILNAPKAFYELSKEVFWTIMVSFVLLVLVLIFLTLTMLERRKVERKIKDQLAFQETLMDTVPQLVSWKDADGRYLGTNRAFSEFFGLEHGAGIVNRVINEVVKDLEYASWATDADKEVIRKGQAFHKERRKLVNAAGDPAWIEVTKVPITDRSGQIVGILSMADNITTELNLEKQLLQSQKMEAIGTLAGGIAHDFNNILTSIINSTELAVSDLDPESMTTRDLERVLKAARRGGRVVKQILAFSRPSTEGFRPTDVSGVITEAIELLKSSMPRKIEVRSRIQDNLACVYADPTQIHQVVMNLCTNAFHALRRTGGTIEVRLDQSEVSREDADMIGLAPGEYVRLVVEDNGPGIPLDIADKIFDPFFTTKDKTEGTGLGLAVVHGIVHSHKGGLQVEPREGGGTTFSIYLPKGDADQCGDVNLFSAPRNLGAHILFVEDDVDQLQTTPRLLETMGYVVEGQESPLAALRRVNDMPDEFDLVITDYDMPGMSGTQLARRLAVIDRDLPVILISGREDAVSAAAGLPNIRLVVIKPYDKQDLSRVISSVLSNEKQGE